In Gadus morhua chromosome 2, gadMor3.0, whole genome shotgun sequence, a single window of DNA contains:
- the LOC115557605 gene encoding uncharacterized protein LOC115557605 isoform X2 — protein MDKGHKPKKSSSKGVIDAKAYREGLGPGEKARYLRKFDLIGGADPYELAPSSWINDEPESLPSVCYPDIVNYLVFSPSPYTAEDLKVYKSLEAYNQMVCGWVREIQYQVIDDRCVAKAKVLHSQSIRETPLEPWIIAEKSGRILGAHCTCMAGLGETCTHVAALLFLIEETVKLRDSKTVTQEKAYWLLPTALSKVEYRECRKIDFTVTKRSQVKELAG, from the exons ATGGATAAAGGTCATAAACCCAAGAAAAGCTCGTCAAAAGGCGTTATAGATGCAAAGGCATACAGGGAAGGACTTGGACCGGGCGAAAAAGCACGATATTTGAGGAAGTTCGATTTGATTGGTGGTGCAGATCCCTACGAGTTGGCTCCCTCGTCTTGGATCAATGACGAACCGGAGAGTCTTCCGTCTGTTTGTTATCCTGACATCGTCAACTACCTGGTTTTCTCGCCAAGCCCATACACAGCGGAAGACCTTAAAGTGTACAAAAGTTTGGAGGCCTATAACCAGatggtgtgtggatgggtgaggGAGATTCAATACCAAGTCATCGACGACAGATGTGTTGCGAAGGCCAAA GTTCTCCATTCTCAATCAATCCGAGAAACACCCTTGGAACCCTGGATAATCGCTGAGAAGTCTGGTCGGATACTTGGAGCCCACTGCACGTGTATGGCTGGCCTCGGAGAGACGTGCACACATGTTGCTGCATTATTGTTTCTCATAGAAGAAACAGTGAAGTTGAGGGACTCAAAGACAGTGACGCAAGAGAAGGCGTATTGGCTGTTACCTACTGCACTGTCTAAGGTGGAATACAGGGAATGCCGGAAGATTGACTTCACTGTAACCAAGAGGTCTCAAGTAAAAGAGCTGGCAGGATGA
- the LOC115557605 gene encoding uncharacterized protein LOC115557605 isoform X1 gives MKCAALGQPLEDPSDTSTSSTVTVGKPQQPTSDELSSLFSALSATGSKSAILSLIEPYSDSFFPKSIGENLPLVLTELRKDEAVHMDYSELLSTCKDVEISVSEEQAKAVEAATRDQASSKLWFRFRAGRITASKMKTACCTDPKQPAQSLIKSVCYPESYRFTSKATTWGCNHEKFARDMFIDVHKESHENVKVHDTGFFINPSVPFLGASPDGLVSCDCCGVSVIEVKCPFCVKSDMLDSVSYLEKDSEGKLTLNRNHQYFYQVQTQLGVCKLESAYLVVWTEKDLHVECILFDEEFWDTICQKSKNIFDTAIMPELVGKFYTRLSSTMANVSSQPGVSTSAESHGSDCAASASGQEETWCFCGQVEFGKMILCDNAKCHIKWFHYSCINVKVAPKGKWYCPKCQKLPKFEPKKGKKPLK, from the coding sequence ATGAAATGTGCTGCTCTTGGACAGCCACTTGAGGACCCAAGTGATACTTCCACTTCTTCTACTGTTACAGTTGGGAAACCGCAACAGCCAACCAGTGATGAACTGTCATCATTATTCAGTGCTCTTAGCGCGACTGGATCAAAGTCTgctattttgtccctgattgaGCCTTACTCTGACAGTTTTTTCCCAAAATCAATTGGAGAAAATTTACCTCTTGTGTTGACGGAATTGCGAAAAGACGAAGCAGTTCACATGGACTATAGTGAGCTATTGTCCACATGCAAAGATGTTGAAATTTCTGTTTCAGAGGAGCAAGCAAAGGCAGTTGAGGCCGCTACAAGGGATCAAGCTTCCTCTAAACTGTGGTTTAGATTTCGCGCTGGTCGAATCACAGCATCTAAAATGAAAACTGCATGTTGCACTGATCCAAAACAGCCAGCTCAGAGCTTAATCAAAAGTGTATGCTATCCTGAGTCATACAGATTCACATCAAAAGCCACTACCTGGGGATGTAATCATGAGAAATTTGCACGTGATATGTTTATAGATGTACATAAGGAATCTCATGAAAATGTTAAAGTACACGACACAGGTTTTTTCATAAATCCAAGTGTGCCATTCTTGGGTGCTTCTCCCGATGGCCTTGTTTCTTGTGATTGTTGTGGTGTCAGTGTAATTGAAGTGAAATGTCCATTCTGTGTGAAAAGTGACATGTTGGACAGTGTATCCTATTTGGAGAAGGACAGTGAAGGGAAACTGACACTTAACCGAAACCACCAGTATTTCTACCAGGTGCAAACTCAACTTGGGGTGTGCAAACTGGAATCTGCCTATTTAGTTGTTTGGACAGAAAAGGATTTGCATGTTGAGtgcattttatttgatgaagagTTTTGGGACACGATATGCCAGAAAAGCAAGAATATTTTTGACACAGCCATTATGCCAGAGTTAGTTGGCAAGTTTTACACAAGGCTTTCATCTACCATGGCCAATGTGTCCTCGCAACCTGGAGTATCTACCTCGGCTGAATCACATGGCTCTGATTGTGCTGCAAGTGCCAGTGGCCAAGAAGAAACCTGGTGTTTCTGTGGCCAGGTTGAGTTTGGAAAGATGATTTTGTGTGACAATGCAAAATGTCATATTAAGTGGTTTCACTACTCGTGCATTAATGTCAAGGTTGCACCAAAGGGAAAATGGTATTGCCCAAAGTGCCAAAAGCTACCTAAGTTTGAgccaaaaaagggaaagaaacctttgaagtaa
- the LOC115533207 gene encoding uncharacterized protein LOC115533207 yields the protein MVNYCRVFGCTNRSDREKHLEYYRLPKVITNQGEQCQKLSEERRRLWLAKLNQDLRGKNLDNVRICSAHFLSGKRSDLYQKDDPDWVPSVGMTGQQRSPEKAGTSSRYSRRGNRTQQRLREAAADAAAGAGVAAETDDSETDDPTTSGYISSNLCSTETQSELTGDLIEAMTSELQNLRTESIQLCSDVAHLSTTYDQSAFVDNDEKVLFFTGLPTYQILLVLFTFLSPHLPVKKSLDKFKQLMLTLMRLRLNVSTTFLSYAFNISIATASRIVTDVIDVMFIRMKPLIIWPEREHLQKTMPMQFRKHDSC from the exons ATGGTAAATTATTGCCGTGTTTTTGGCTGTACCAATCGGTCAGACCGCGAAAAACATTTGGAGTATTACAGACTGCCAAAAGTTATAACTAATCAAGGAGAACAATGCCAAAAGTTGTCAGAGGAAAGGAGGCGCTTGTGGTTAGCGAAGCTGAACCAGGATCTACGTGGCAAAAATCTGGACAACGTCCGAATTTGTTCGGCCCATTTCTTGTCAG GTAAAAGGTCTGACCTTTATCAAAAGGATGACCCAGATTGGGTGCCATCTGTCGGAATGACAGGTCAGCAAAGGTCTCCTGAAAAAGCTGGGACATCATCACGCTACAGCCGTCGTGGGAATAGAACCcagcagagactgagagaagctgctgctgatgctgctgctggtgctggagtTGCTGCAGAGACTGATGATTCTGAGACTGATGACCCTACTACAAGTGGTTATATCAGCAGCAATTTGTGCAGCACAGAGACTCAAAGTGAATTGACTGGTGATTTAATTGAGGCTATGACCAGCGAACTTCAAAATCTTAGAACTGAAAGCATCCAGTTGTGCTCTGATGTTGCACATTTGTCCACTACCTATGACCAAAGTGCATTTGTTGataatgatgaaaaggttttatttttcaCTGGCCTACCTACATACCAGATACTGTTGGTACTCTTCACATTCCTTAGTCCCCACCTCCCTGTGAAGAAGTCACTTGATAAGTTTAAGCAGTTGATGCTGACACTGATGCGCCTTAGGCTTAATGTTTCCACGACCTTCCTGTCATATGCATTTAACATATCAATAGCCACTGCTTCTAGGATAGTCACTGATGTCATTGATGTCATGTTTATTCGTATGAAACCACTTATCATATGGCCAGAAAGAGAGCATTTACAAAAAACtatgccaatgcaattcagGAAACAT GATTCATGTTGA